A genomic window from Halorubrum lacusprofundi ATCC 49239 includes:
- a CDS encoding amino acid-binding protein has translation MSDGRDGAPEERDDAGDGESVDGAASLDGGHASATPSTHTVRLELVDEPGQLLAALHPIADNGGNLLSIYHERGNKTPRGRIPVEVDFEATPERFEGIVEALRSEGVNVMQAGTERYAEEVTLLLFGHLIDTDLSDTLSRIEACESASVADVSLAAPQGTEEVSSARLRLEARAGETETALAAVRELAAEKNLRLVEPLTGVEA, from the coding sequence GTGAGCGACGGTCGCGACGGGGCTCCCGAGGAACGGGACGACGCTGGCGACGGTGAGTCCGTCGACGGTGCCGCCTCGCTAGACGGTGGTCACGCCTCGGCGACGCCGTCGACGCATACGGTGCGGCTCGAACTCGTCGACGAGCCCGGACAGCTGCTCGCCGCGCTCCACCCGATCGCCGACAACGGGGGGAACCTCCTCTCCATCTACCACGAGCGGGGGAACAAGACCCCCCGTGGTCGGATCCCGGTCGAGGTCGACTTCGAGGCAACCCCGGAGCGCTTCGAGGGGATCGTCGAGGCCCTCCGGAGCGAGGGTGTGAACGTGATGCAGGCGGGGACGGAGCGGTACGCCGAGGAGGTGACGCTACTTCTCTTCGGTCACCTCATCGACACGGACCTGTCGGACACGCTCTCGCGGATCGAGGCCTGCGAGTCGGCGTCCGTCGCCGACGTGTCGCTGGCGGCACCACAGGGGACCGAGGAGGTGTCAAGCGCCCGGCTTCGCCTGGAGGCCCGCGCCGGAGAGACGGAGACGGCGCTTGCGGCGGTCCGGGAACTGGCCGCTGAGAAGAACCTCCGTCTGGTCGAGCCGCTCACGGGGGTGGAGGCGTGA
- a CDS encoding homoserine dehydrogenase: MKLAVIGAGAVGRSVVDLAGEYGHEVVAVADSSSAVVADGSDGRDAGVDSDAVVARKAERGIVGDDDPDDALAADYDALVEATPTTLGDAEPGFSHVRTALERDRHAVLANKGPVAERFGDLRALVADSAGDIRFEATVGGAIPAVSTVEDIEPGHVTAVRGVLNGTANFILTRMAAEGLDYDHVLAEAQDLGVAEADPSFDVDGTDAALKCVILANVLSFGAADDPDDAREFSLDDAAVEGIRDVPGSALRLAAEDGRTVRLIGEATEETVRVAPRLVPENGTLAVSGTQNIVQIETTHAGRLNISGRGAGGPETASAVLGDVGRLQ; the protein is encoded by the coding sequence GTGAAACTCGCCGTTATCGGTGCGGGCGCGGTCGGTCGCTCGGTCGTCGATCTAGCGGGCGAGTACGGCCACGAGGTCGTCGCGGTAGCGGACTCGTCGAGCGCGGTCGTCGCGGACGGATCTGACGGTCGGGACGCCGGCGTCGACTCCGACGCGGTCGTGGCTCGCAAGGCCGAGCGAGGGATCGTCGGTGACGACGACCCGGACGACGCGCTGGCAGCCGACTACGACGCGCTGGTGGAGGCGACGCCGACGACGCTTGGCGACGCCGAGCCCGGTTTCTCGCACGTCCGGACCGCCTTGGAGCGCGACCGCCACGCCGTGCTCGCGAACAAAGGACCAGTCGCGGAGCGGTTCGGCGACCTGCGGGCGCTCGTCGCCGACAGCGCGGGCGACATCCGGTTCGAGGCGACCGTCGGGGGCGCTATTCCCGCGGTGTCGACCGTCGAGGATATCGAGCCCGGCCACGTCACCGCGGTTCGAGGCGTGCTCAACGGGACGGCGAACTTCATCCTCACCCGGATGGCCGCCGAGGGGCTCGACTACGACCACGTCCTCGCGGAGGCGCAAGATCTCGGCGTCGCGGAGGCCGACCCCTCCTTCGACGTGGACGGTACCGACGCGGCGCTCAAGTGCGTGATCCTCGCGAACGTGCTGTCGTTCGGCGCGGCCGACGACCCGGACGACGCCCGAGAATTCTCCCTCGACGACGCCGCTGTCGAGGGGATCCGCGACGTGCCCGGCTCCGCGCTCCGGCTCGCGGCCGAAGACGGCCGGACCGTCCGGCTCATCGGCGAGGCGACCGAGGAGACCGTCCGTGTCGCGCCCCGGCTCGTCCCCGAGAACGGGACGCTCGCGGTCTCCGGGACGCAGAACATCGTCCAGATCGAGACCACCCACGCCGGCCGGCTCAACATTTCCGGACGGGGTGCTGGCGGCCCGGAGACGGCGAGTGCGGTGCTCGGAGACGTGGGTCGGCTACAGTAG
- the tuf gene encoding translation elongation factor EF-1 subunit alpha codes for MSDKPHQNLAIIGHVDHGKSTLVGRLLFETGSVPEHVIEQHREEAEEKGKGGFEFAYVMDNLAEERERGVTIDIAHQEFDTDNYYFTIVDCPGHRDFVKNMITGASQADNAVLVVAADDGVAPQTREHVFLARTLGINEIIIGVNKMDLVDYKESSYDQVVEEVNDLLNQVRFATDDTTFVPISAFEGDNISEESENTPWYDGPTLLESLNDLPESEPPTDAPLRLPIQDVYTISGIGTVPVGRVETGILNIGDNVSFQPSDVGGEVKTVEMHHEEVPKAEPGDNVGFNVRGLGKDDIRRGDVCGPADDPPSVAETFKAQVVVMQHPSVITAGYTPVFHAHTAQVACTIEEINQKIDPASGEVAEENPDFIKSGDAAVVTVRPQKPLSIEPSGEIPELGSFAIRDMGQTIAAGKVLEVNER; via the coding sequence ATGAGTGACAAACCGCACCAGAACCTGGCCATTATCGGCCACGTCGACCACGGCAAGAGTACGCTCGTGGGTCGCCTCCTCTTCGAGACGGGGAGCGTCCCCGAGCACGTAATCGAGCAGCACCGCGAGGAAGCCGAAGAGAAGGGCAAAGGCGGCTTCGAGTTCGCCTACGTGATGGACAACCTCGCCGAGGAGCGCGAGCGTGGCGTCACGATCGACATCGCCCACCAGGAGTTCGACACGGACAACTACTACTTCACCATCGTCGACTGCCCGGGCCACCGTGACTTCGTGAAGAACATGATCACGGGCGCCTCCCAGGCCGACAACGCGGTGCTCGTCGTCGCGGCCGACGACGGCGTCGCGCCCCAGACCCGAGAGCACGTGTTCCTGGCCCGCACGCTGGGTATCAACGAGATCATCATCGGCGTCAACAAGATGGACCTTGTCGACTACAAGGAGTCCTCGTACGACCAGGTCGTCGAGGAAGTCAACGACCTCCTCAACCAGGTCCGCTTCGCCACCGACGACACGACGTTCGTGCCGATCTCGGCGTTCGAGGGCGACAACATCTCCGAGGAGTCCGAGAACACACCTTGGTACGACGGCCCCACCCTGCTGGAGTCGCTCAACGACCTGCCGGAGTCCGAGCCGCCGACGGACGCGCCGCTCCGACTCCCCATCCAGGACGTTTACACCATCTCCGGCATCGGGACTGTCCCCGTAGGACGCGTCGAGACCGGTATCCTCAACATCGGCGACAACGTCTCCTTCCAGCCGTCCGACGTGGGCGGCGAAGTGAAGACGGTCGAGATGCACCACGAGGAAGTGCCCAAGGCCGAGCCCGGTGACAACGTCGGATTCAACGTCCGCGGTCTCGGCAAGGACGACATCCGTCGCGGTGACGTCTGTGGTCCCGCCGACGACCCGCCGAGCGTCGCCGAGACGTTCAAGGCGCAGGTCGTCGTCATGCAGCACCCCAGCGTCATCACCGCCGGCTACACGCCGGTCTTCCACGCCCACACGGCGCAGGTCGCCTGTACGATCGAGGAGATCAACCAGAAGATCGACCCCGCGTCGGGTGAGGTCGCCGAGGAGAACCCGGACTTCATCAAGTCCGGCGACGCCGCGGTCGTCACCGTGCGCCCGCAAAAGCCGCTCAGCATCGAGCCGTCCGGCGAGATTCCGGAACTCGGCAGCTTCGCCATCCGCGACATGGGTCAGACCATCGCGGCCGGCAAGGTGCTCGAAGTCAACGAGCGATAA
- the rpsJ gene encoding 30S ribosomal protein S10, with amino-acid sequence MQQARVRLAGTSPEDLDDICADVREIADSTGVALSGPIPLPTKTLEIPSRKSPDGEGTATWEHWEMRVHKRLIDIDADERALRQLMRVQVPNDVSIEIVLED; translated from the coding sequence ATGCAGCAGGCACGCGTCCGCCTCGCCGGCACGAGCCCCGAGGACCTCGACGACATCTGCGCCGACGTCCGCGAGATCGCGGACTCGACGGGGGTTGCCCTGTCAGGCCCGATCCCGCTACCGACGAAGACGCTCGAGATCCCGTCGCGAAAGTCCCCGGACGGTGAGGGGACGGCGACGTGGGAGCACTGGGAGATGCGCGTCCACAAGCGTCTGATCGACATCGACGCCGACGAACGCGCGCTCCGTCAGCTCATGCGCGTCCAGGTGCCCAACGACGTTAGCATCGAGATCGTTCTCGAAGACTAA
- a CDS encoding rhomboid family intramembrane serine protease, with the protein MRATLETLAIASLVGIAQGALRLVDLAAIFALSTPLSVAPWTVVTSVYAHGSIGHLLANALALLLVGPLVERRTTRLRFHAFVIGTGALAGITQVTLGGLLGPQTAVLGLSGAVFGLGGYLLASNVVSATLFDRLRLSTRAQFALFGLAALVLTATTAAPGVALIAHATGAFCGLVTGRAGLLDVQ; encoded by the coding sequence ATGCGTGCCACCCTCGAAACCCTCGCGATCGCGTCGCTTGTCGGGATCGCACAGGGGGCGCTACGTCTCGTCGACCTCGCGGCGATCTTCGCGCTGTCGACGCCGCTCTCCGTCGCGCCGTGGACCGTCGTCACTAGTGTGTACGCACACGGGTCAATCGGCCACTTGCTGGCGAACGCGCTCGCGCTGCTTCTCGTCGGCCCGCTCGTCGAGCGCCGGACCACCCGTCTCCGATTCCACGCGTTCGTGATCGGAACGGGTGCGCTCGCCGGAATCACGCAGGTGACGCTCGGCGGACTGCTCGGCCCCCAGACCGCCGTGTTGGGTCTGAGCGGCGCCGTCTTCGGGCTCGGTGGCTACCTCCTCGCGAGCAACGTCGTGAGCGCGACACTGTTCGACCGGCTGCGGCTCTCCACCCGTGCGCAGTTCGCGCTGTTCGGACTGGCTGCTCTCGTCCTCACCGCGACGACAGCGGCGCCGGGCGTCGCGCTGATCGCTCACGCGACCGGCGCGTTCTGCGGGCTCGTTACCGGGCGCGCGGGATTGCTCGACGTGCAGTGA
- a CDS encoding lysylphosphatidylglycerol synthase transmembrane domain-containing protein, whose protein sequence is MTGGRVRGWIRGRLSRKRLTVVGTLAVLAVGVVVVVRALDADAVVAAAGAADPTLLVVALGVYVLSWPVRGRRYADVLAAMGRRCRTGFLTATVFASQTANLIVPARAGDGVRAYLLKDRRDVPYPTGVASLAVERAFDLVAIGVLGGVALAFLLLTGRSPGSGDSVGTVAPSTALAAAAGIAAVAATVSVATVAVARSDRRFGPALRAQTEHPRLSRAVDAVVRFGSSVRVVAANPRRLGAVFLWSAVVWTLDVLTAVLVLAALTGGIGVFVPTPTLLVVGTLAVSVGNLAKVLPLSQGGIGLYEAAFTGLVVSTTGLPVETALAAAILDHALKNAVTLAGGGVAALALGLSPTAGPASDGDPRPEAVSGDGAANAAGESELSNSGPPDF, encoded by the coding sequence ATGACTGGCGGCCGCGTTCGAGGCTGGATCCGAGGTCGCCTCTCGCGGAAGCGGCTCACGGTCGTCGGGACGCTCGCCGTTCTCGCGGTCGGCGTCGTCGTCGTGGTTCGAGCCCTCGACGCCGACGCGGTCGTGGCGGCCGCGGGAGCGGCCGATCCGACGCTTCTCGTCGTCGCCCTCGGCGTCTACGTCCTTTCGTGGCCAGTCCGTGGGCGCCGGTACGCCGATGTGCTCGCGGCCATGGGCCGCCGCTGCCGGACCGGATTCCTCACTGCGACCGTATTCGCCAGTCAGACCGCGAACCTGATCGTCCCCGCGCGGGCCGGCGACGGGGTCCGCGCGTACCTGCTCAAGGACCGGCGCGACGTGCCGTACCCGACCGGCGTCGCCTCGCTCGCTGTCGAGCGCGCGTTCGACCTCGTGGCGATCGGCGTCCTCGGGGGCGTCGCGCTCGCGTTCCTCCTTCTGACCGGTCGGTCGCCCGGCTCTGGCGACTCGGTCGGCACCGTCGCGCCGTCGACTGCGCTCGCGGCCGCGGCCGGTATCGCCGCCGTCGCCGCGACCGTCTCGGTCGCGACCGTCGCTGTTGCCCGGAGCGACCGGCGGTTCGGCCCCGCGCTCCGCGCTCAGACCGAGCATCCACGTCTCTCACGGGCCGTCGACGCCGTCGTCAGATTCGGCTCGTCGGTCCGGGTCGTCGCTGCCAATCCTCGACGCCTCGGTGCCGTGTTCCTCTGGAGCGCCGTCGTCTGGACGCTCGACGTCCTTACGGCCGTCCTCGTGCTCGCGGCGCTCACGGGCGGAATTGGGGTGTTCGTCCCGACGCCGACGCTGCTCGTCGTCGGCACGCTCGCGGTCAGCGTCGGCAACCTCGCGAAGGTGCTCCCGCTCTCGCAGGGCGGGATCGGGCTGTACGAGGCGGCGTTCACCGGACTTGTTGTGAGCACGACTGGCCTCCCCGTCGAGACGGCGCTCGCGGCGGCGATTCTCGATCACGCGCTGAAAAACGCGGTCACGCTCGCGGGCGGTGGGGTCGCCGCGCTCGCGCTCGGACTCTCACCGACGGCCGGCCCTGCAAGCGACGGCGACCCCAGACCGGAAGCCGTCTCCGGAGACGGGGCAGCGAACGCGGCCGGAGAGAGCGAGTTGTCGAATTCCGGACCGCCAGATTTTTAG